A stretch of the Pseudomonas helvetica genome encodes the following:
- a CDS encoding glutamine--tRNA ligase/YqeY domain fusion protein, with translation MSKPTVDPTSNSKTGPAVPVNFLRPIIQADLDSGKHTQIVTRFPPEPNGYLHIGHAKSICVNFGLAQEFGGVTHLRFDDTNPAKEDQEYIDAIESDVKWLGFEWSGEVRYASQYFDQLHAWAVELIKAGKAYVDDLTPEQAKEYRGSLTEPGKNSPFRDRSVEENLDLFARMKAGEFKDGARVLRAKIDMASPNMNLRDPIMYRIRHAHHHQTGDKWCIYPNYDFTHGQSDAIEGITHSICTLEFESHRPLYDWFLDNLPVPAHPRQYEFSRLNLNYTITSKRKLKQLVDEKHVNGWDDPRMSTLSGFRRRGYTPKSIRNFCEMIGTNRSDGVVDFGMLEFSIRDDLDHSAPRAMCVLRPLKVVITNYPEGQVENLELACHPKEDMGVRVLPFAREIYIDREDFMEEPPKGYKRLEPAGEVRLRGSYVIRADEAIKDADGNIVELRCSYDPETLGKNPEGRKVKGVIHWVPAAASVECEVRLYDRLFRSPNPEKAEDSASFLDNINPDSLQVLTGCRAEPSLGNAQPEDRFQFEREGYFVADIKDSKPGAPVFNRTVTLRDSWGQ, from the coding sequence GAGCCCAACGGCTACCTGCACATCGGTCACGCCAAGTCGATCTGTGTGAACTTTGGCCTGGCCCAGGAGTTCGGTGGCGTGACGCACCTGCGTTTCGACGACACCAACCCGGCCAAGGAAGACCAGGAATACATCGACGCCATCGAAAGCGACGTCAAGTGGCTGGGCTTTGAGTGGTCCGGTGAAGTGCGCTATGCCTCGCAATATTTTGACCAGTTGCACGCGTGGGCGGTCGAGCTGATCAAGGCGGGCAAGGCCTACGTCGACGACCTGACCCCTGAACAAGCCAAGGAATACCGTGGCAGCCTGACCGAGCCGGGCAAGAACAGCCCGTTCCGCGACCGCTCGGTTGAGGAAAACCTCGACCTGTTCGCCCGCATGAAGGCCGGCGAGTTCAAGGACGGCGCACGCGTGCTGCGGGCCAAGATCGACATGGCCTCGCCGAACATGAACCTGCGCGACCCGATCATGTACCGCATCCGTCATGCCCATCACCACCAGACCGGTGACAAGTGGTGCATTTACCCGAACTATGACTTCACCCACGGTCAGTCGGACGCCATCGAAGGCATCACCCATTCGATCTGCACCCTGGAGTTCGAAAGCCATCGTCCGCTGTACGACTGGTTCCTCGACAACCTGCCAGTACCGGCGCACCCGCGTCAGTACGAGTTCAGCCGTCTGAACCTGAACTACACCATCACCAGCAAGCGCAAGCTCAAGCAGCTGGTCGATGAAAAGCACGTCAATGGCTGGGACGATCCGCGCATGTCCACGCTGTCGGGTTTCCGTCGTCGTGGCTACACGCCGAAATCGATCCGCAACTTCTGCGAAATGATCGGCACCAACCGTTCCGACGGCGTGGTTGACTTCGGCATGCTCGAATTCAGCATCCGTGACGACCTTGACCACAGCGCCCCGCGCGCCATGTGCGTACTGCGTCCGCTGAAAGTCGTGATCACCAACTACCCGGAAGGTCAGGTCGAAAACCTCGAACTGGCGTGCCACCCGAAAGAAGACATGGGCGTGCGTGTTCTGCCATTCGCCCGTGAGATCTACATCGACCGTGAAGACTTCATGGAAGAGCCGCCGAAGGGCTACAAGCGCCTGGAGCCTGCCGGTGAAGTGCGCCTGCGCGGCAGCTACGTGATCCGTGCCGACGAAGCGATCAAGGATGCCGATGGCAACATCGTCGAACTGCGTTGCTCGTATGACCCTGAAACCCTGGGCAAGAACCCTGAAGGCCGGAAGGTCAAAGGCGTGATTCACTGGGTGCCGGCCGCGGCCAGCGTCGAGTGCGAAGTGCGTCTGTACGATCGCCTGTTCCGTTCTCCGAACCCGGAGAAGGCCGAAGACAGCGCCAGTTTCCTGGACAACATCAACCCTGACTCACTGCAAGTCCTCACCGGTTGTCGTGCTGAACCCTCGTTGGGCAATGCACAGCCGGAAGACCGTTTCCAGTTCGAGCGCGAAGGTTACTTCGTCGCGGATATCAAGGACTCGAAACCGGGCGCTCCGGTATTCAACCGTACCGTGACCCTGCGTGATTCGTGGGGCCA